One window from the genome of Cryptococcus neoformans var. neoformans JEC21 chromosome 12 sequence encodes:
- a CDS encoding HDEL sequence binding protein, putative: protein MNIFRFLGDLSHLASILILLHKIQTTRSCRGISFKSQLLYLIVFLTRYVDLVTHPLVSVYNTAMKLFFIASTAYTLYLMKFKYRPTHDASLDTFQLSYIFGPVAVLALLFNYKFTPFEITWSFSIWLESVAILPQLFMLQRTGEAETITTHYLAALGLYRGLYIPNWMYRYFTEGAFDAIAVVAGIIQTAIYADFGYIYVTRVLRGQKFELPA, encoded by the exons ATGAACATATTCCGCTTCCTCGGCGACCTCTCCCACCTCgcctccatcctcatcctcctccacaaaATCCAGACAACCAGGTCCTGCCGCGGCATCTCCTTCAAGTCGCAGCTCCTCTAcctcatcgtcttcctcacccGCTATGTCGACCTCGTCACCCACCCGCTCGTCTCCGTCTACAACACCGCCAtgaagctcttcttcatcgcgTCCACCGCCTACACCCTCTACCTCATGAAGTTCAAGTACCG GCCGACACACGACGCCTCCCTCGATACCTTCCAGCTCTCGTACATCTTTGGCCCCGTCGCCGTCCTTGCCCTCTTGTTCAACTACAAGTTCACGCCCTTTGAGATCACCTggtccttctccatctggCTCGAGTCGGTCGCCATCCTTCCGCAGCTGTTCATGCTCCAAAGAACGGGCGAGGCCGAGACGATCACCACACATTACCTCGCAGCCCTCGGTCTGTACAGGGGATTGTACATTCCCAACTGGATGTACAG GTACTTTACCGAAGGCGCCTTTGACGCCATTGCTGTCGTTGCCGGTATCATTCAGACCGCCATCTACGCCGACTTTGGATATATC TACGTCACAAGAGTCCTCCGCGGCCAAAAATTCGAGCTCCCCGCCTAA